A stretch of Cellulosilyticum sp. I15G10I2 DNA encodes these proteins:
- a CDS encoding AzlC family ABC transporter permease, with amino-acid sequence MKGYLGRIVLQNINEEGIKEYIRGVKKGMPIGLGYLYVSIAFGMMAVTGGVLPIQALIISMTNLTSAGQFAGIKLIVHAASFAEIALTVFVINIRYILMSLSLSQRLGANMSQVKKAFIAFGITDEIFTMASLEKQQLTCAFMLGLMTLPYIGWALGTYLGAAATMLLSPLLQDALGIALYAMFIALIIPAARESKAVRITLIIAIGLSCLFKYAPYVNSVSSGFAIIAATILASALAAYLFPVKEEE; translated from the coding sequence TTGAAGGGATATTTAGGCCGAATTGTATTGCAAAATATTAATGAAGAGGGTATAAAAGAATACATAAGAGGTGTAAAAAAAGGAATGCCTATTGGGCTTGGATACTTATATGTATCTATTGCATTTGGAATGATGGCTGTAACAGGAGGGGTTTTACCTATTCAGGCACTTATTATTTCAATGACAAATCTTACTTCGGCAGGACAATTTGCAGGTATTAAGCTTATTGTACACGCTGCGAGTTTTGCTGAGATTGCGCTCACAGTATTTGTGATTAATATACGCTATATCTTAATGTCTTTGTCACTTTCACAAAGATTAGGCGCAAATATGAGTCAAGTTAAAAAAGCCTTTATAGCTTTTGGGATTACAGATGAAATTTTTACGATGGCTTCATTAGAAAAACAACAATTAACTTGTGCATTTATGTTGGGTCTTATGACATTACCTTATATAGGATGGGCACTTGGAACCTACTTAGGAGCAGCAGCCACAATGCTTTTATCACCACTTTTGCAAGATGCACTTGGTATAGCACTCTATGCGATGTTTATAGCACTTATTATTCCCGCTGCACGGGAGTCGAAAGCCGTTAGGATTACGTTGATTATTGCAATTGGGTTAAGTTGCTTGTTTAAATATGCGCCCTATGTCAATAGTGTTTCTTCTGGATTTG